The Glycine soja cultivar W05 chromosome 3, ASM419377v2, whole genome shotgun sequence genome window below encodes:
- the LOC114406606 gene encoding G2/mitotic-specific cyclin S13-6 isoform X1, with the protein MASRIVQQQQARGEAVVGGGKQQKKNGVADGRNRKALGDIGNLANVRGVVDAKPNRPITRSFGAQLLANAQAAAAADNSKRQACANVAGPPAVANEGVAVAKRAAPKPVSKKVIVKPKPSEKVTDIDASPDKKEVLKDKKKEGDANPKKKSQHTLTSVLTARSKAACGITNKPKEQIIDIDASDVDNELAAVEYIDDIYKFYKLVENESRPHDYIGSQPEINERMRAILVDWLIDVHTKFELSLETLYLTINIIDRFLAVKTVPRRELQLVGISAMLMASKYEEIWPPEVNDFVCLSDRAYTHEHILTMEKTILNKLEWTLTVPTPLVFLVRFIKASVPDQEVNVVVLDNMAHFLSELGMMNYATLMYCPSMVAASAVLAARCTLNKAPFWNETLKLHTGYSQEQLMDCARLLVGFHSTLENGKLRVVYRKYSDPQKGAVAVLPPAKFLLPEGSASQHS; encoded by the exons ATGGCGTCAAGAATTGTTCAACAACAACAAGCCAGAG GTGAAGCAGTAGTAGGGGGaggaaaacaacagaagaagAACGGTGTTGCTGATGGAAGGAACCGCAAAGCATTGGGTGACATTGGGAATTTGGCCAATGTAAGAGGCGTTGTTGATGCCAAACCAAATCGCCCCATCACAAG GAGTTTTGGTGCACAATTACTTGCCAATGCACAAGCAGCAGCAGCTGCTGATAATAGCAAG AGACAAGCATGTGCTAATGTGGCTGGTCCTCCTGCCGTTGCTAATGAAGGAGTTGCGGTGGCCAAAAGAGCGGCCCCCAAACCGGTTTCGAAGAAAGTGATCGTAAAACCTAAGCCTTCTGAGAAAGTCACTGACATTGATGCTAGTCCAGATAAGAAGGAGGTCCTGAAAGACAagaagaaggaaggagatgccaaCCCCAAGAAGAAATCGCAACACACTCTTACTTCAGTGCTCACTGCTAGGAGCAAG GCAGCATGTGGCATAACAAACAAACCAAAGGAACAGATTATTGACATTGATGCTTCTGATGTTGACAATGAGCTTGCTGCTGTGGAGTACATTGATGACATTTACAAGTTCTACAAACTTGTTGAG AACGAGAGCCGCCCCCACGACTATATTGGTTCACAGCCTGAGATAAATGAGAGGATGAGAGCTATTCTGGTTGATTGGCTGATAGATGTTCACACCAAGTTTGAACTTTCACTTGAGACCCTTTACTTGACCATCAATATAATTGATCGGTTTTTAGCAGTTAAGACAGTTCCAAGGAGGGAACTGCAATTGGTTGGCATCAGTGCCATGCTGATGGCATCCAAATATGAAGAAATCTGGCCCCCTGAG GTTAATGACTTTGTCTGCCTCTCAGATAGGGCTTACACTCATGAACATATACTAACCATGGAGAAAACCATATTGAACAAGCTGGAATGGACTTTGACTGTGCCAACACCTTTAGTTTTCCTTGTTCGTTTTATCAAGGCATCAGTCCCAGATCAGGAGGTGAATGTTGTTGTG TTGGACAACATGGCTCATTTCCTGTCTGAGTTGGGAATGATGAACTACGCAACCTTAATGTACTGCCCGTCAATGGTTGCTGCCTCAGCAGTGCTTGCAGCAAGATGCACTCTGAACAAGGCTCCTTTTTGGAATGAGACACTTAAGCTGCACACTGGTTACTCACAAGAGCAACTCAT GGATTGTGCTAGACTATTGGTGGGGTTCCACTCCACTCTTGAGAATGGAAAGCTTAGGGTTGTGTACAGAAAATATTCTGACCCTCAGAAGGGTGCTGTTGCTGTGCTCCCACCCGCTAAATTTCTTCTGCCTGAAGGTTCTGCTTCCCAACAtagttaa
- the LOC114406603 gene encoding transcription factor MYBC1-like produces the protein MREEDSNWFSRWEEEFPSPEELMPLSQTLITPDLAMAFDIRNPHTTNTAQQQHHQHQQQPQQQQQPSNPSSLPNPLQQQQQQQQPTSAEFADSGELGSGTAGEEPARTLKRPRLVWTPQLHKRFVDAVAHLGIKNAVPKTIMQLMSVDGLTRENVASHLQKYRLYLKRMQGISAAGPGGPGGGASGAVADPATDHLFASSPVPAHFLHPAARPNSDHFLPFVPALHPHQQQQQMAAAAQYHRQVGHFGSPPNGHFENPFMSRPNLQRMGGGGGGGPVHNNHHPVSGYVEDMESANAASGGRKVLTLFPTGDD, from the coding sequence ATGAGGGAAGAGGATTCCAATTGGTTTTCGCGATGGGAAGAGGAGTTTCCGTCTCCAGAAGAACTCATGCCTCTATCGCAAACCCTAATTACTCCCGATCTAGCCATGGCCTTCGACATCCGAAACCCTCACACCACCAACACCGCTCAGCAACAACACCACCAACACCAACAACAAccgcaacaacaacaacaaccttcgAACCCTTCCTCGCTCCCCAACCCGctacagcaacaacaacaacaacaacaacctacCTCCGCCGAGTTCGCCGACTCCGGCGAACTCGGCTCTGGCACCGCCGGCGAGGAGCCGGCGCGTACCCTAAAACGGCCCCGCCTCGTGTGGACCCCACAGCTCCACAAGCGCTTCGTTGACGCCGTCGCGCACCTCGGCATCAAAAACGCCGTTCCCAAGACCATAATGCAGCTCATGAGCGTCGATGGTTTGACCCGCGAAAACGTCGCTAGTCACTTGCAGAAGTACCGTCTCTACCTGAAACGCATGCAGGGGATTTCCGCCGCCGGACCCGGTGGTCCAGGCGGCGGCGCCTCCGGCGCCGTGGCCGACCCCGCCACCGACCACTTGTTCGCCAGCTCCCCGGTTCCGGCGCATTTCTTGCACCCGGCCGCGAGGCCGAATTCGGATCACTTCCTGCCGTTCGTGCCGGCGCTCCACCcccatcagcagcagcagcagatgGCGGCGGCGGCGCAGTACCACCGGCAGGTGGGGCATTTCGGGTCCCCGCCGAACGGGCACTTCGAGAACCCGTTCATGTCTAGGCCGAATCTTCAGAGAAtgggaggtggtggtggtggaggtccTGTGCACAACAACCACCACCCTGTGAGTGGTTATGTGGAGGA
- the LOC114406606 gene encoding G2/mitotic-specific cyclin S13-6 isoform X2: MASRIVQQQQARGEAVVGGGKQQKKNGVADGRNRKALGDIGNLANVRGVVDAKPNRPITRSFGAQLLANAQAAAAADNSKRQACANVAGPPAVANEGVAVAKRAAPKPVSKKVIVKPKPSEKVTDIDASPDKKEVLKDKKKEGDANPKKKSQHTLTSVLTARSKAACGITNKPKEQIIDIDASDVDNELAAVEYIDDIYKFYKLVENESRPHDYIGSQPEINERMRAILVDWLIDVHTKFELSLETLYLTINIIDRFLAVKTVPRRELQLVGISAMLMASKYEEIWPPEVNDFVCLSDRAYTHEHILTMEKTILNKLEWTLTVPTPLVFLVRFIKASVPDQELDNMAHFLSELGMMNYATLMYCPSMVAASAVLAARCTLNKAPFWNETLKLHTGYSQEQLMDCARLLVGFHSTLENGKLRVVYRKYSDPQKGAVAVLPPAKFLLPEGSASQHS; this comes from the exons ATGGCGTCAAGAATTGTTCAACAACAACAAGCCAGAG GTGAAGCAGTAGTAGGGGGaggaaaacaacagaagaagAACGGTGTTGCTGATGGAAGGAACCGCAAAGCATTGGGTGACATTGGGAATTTGGCCAATGTAAGAGGCGTTGTTGATGCCAAACCAAATCGCCCCATCACAAG GAGTTTTGGTGCACAATTACTTGCCAATGCACAAGCAGCAGCAGCTGCTGATAATAGCAAG AGACAAGCATGTGCTAATGTGGCTGGTCCTCCTGCCGTTGCTAATGAAGGAGTTGCGGTGGCCAAAAGAGCGGCCCCCAAACCGGTTTCGAAGAAAGTGATCGTAAAACCTAAGCCTTCTGAGAAAGTCACTGACATTGATGCTAGTCCAGATAAGAAGGAGGTCCTGAAAGACAagaagaaggaaggagatgccaaCCCCAAGAAGAAATCGCAACACACTCTTACTTCAGTGCTCACTGCTAGGAGCAAG GCAGCATGTGGCATAACAAACAAACCAAAGGAACAGATTATTGACATTGATGCTTCTGATGTTGACAATGAGCTTGCTGCTGTGGAGTACATTGATGACATTTACAAGTTCTACAAACTTGTTGAG AACGAGAGCCGCCCCCACGACTATATTGGTTCACAGCCTGAGATAAATGAGAGGATGAGAGCTATTCTGGTTGATTGGCTGATAGATGTTCACACCAAGTTTGAACTTTCACTTGAGACCCTTTACTTGACCATCAATATAATTGATCGGTTTTTAGCAGTTAAGACAGTTCCAAGGAGGGAACTGCAATTGGTTGGCATCAGTGCCATGCTGATGGCATCCAAATATGAAGAAATCTGGCCCCCTGAG GTTAATGACTTTGTCTGCCTCTCAGATAGGGCTTACACTCATGAACATATACTAACCATGGAGAAAACCATATTGAACAAGCTGGAATGGACTTTGACTGTGCCAACACCTTTAGTTTTCCTTGTTCGTTTTATCAAGGCATCAGTCCCAGATCAGGAG TTGGACAACATGGCTCATTTCCTGTCTGAGTTGGGAATGATGAACTACGCAACCTTAATGTACTGCCCGTCAATGGTTGCTGCCTCAGCAGTGCTTGCAGCAAGATGCACTCTGAACAAGGCTCCTTTTTGGAATGAGACACTTAAGCTGCACACTGGTTACTCACAAGAGCAACTCAT GGATTGTGCTAGACTATTGGTGGGGTTCCACTCCACTCTTGAGAATGGAAAGCTTAGGGTTGTGTACAGAAAATATTCTGACCCTCAGAAGGGTGCTGTTGCTGTGCTCCCACCCGCTAAATTTCTTCTGCCTGAAGGTTCTGCTTCCCAACAtagttaa
- the LOC114406604 gene encoding calmodulin-interacting protein 111 isoform X2 — protein sequence MNVKNSMNWKVARPSMIMRETTLCLQQCFLLVLKNGVRLSSNLYYAMGCPPLGTSVFVHPIQKSLANGSNEQHSTENNCLPIYNCKELYLQLVPSKNGLPLKFNNFPSSGMSKVKSHVQSENDIIASPATPSNGSKFSNAIGMSSPLFDDSASSVPNLNSQSLNSFDVSLALRDESSKEILLTGAKPWLYSRSLLLGNLVNVPMLSELCFFQVIGAKKQPVTKSDHCPSNGNSDLYPEDSDIAESVNQAFTVNDETKVFLSLPSNAASEEPIQRDIPCVKLEHKVANASLHDKISKLGGLSKEYTLLKDIISSSVSDALSSFGLRTTRGVLLHGPPGTGKTSLAQLCAHDVGVKFFPINGPEIVTQYYGESEQQLHELFDSAIQAAPAVVFIDELDAIAPARKDGGEELSQRLVATLLNLVDGISRSEGLLVIAATNRPDHIEPALRRPGRFDKEIEIGVPSPNQRSDILLTLLSEMDHSLAELQIENLATVTHGFVGADLAALCNEAALICLRRYANFKKTYDSCSDYITEQPALMNGATNSIDHSGDATSSVSDMSVASSRVLPSCMIGMTSEAMEIIPDSGEEEQILKVSFEDFQKARMKIRPSAMREVILEVPKVNWEDVGGQKEVKAQLMEAVEWPQKHHDAFNRIGTRPPTGVLMFGPPGCSKTLMARAVASEAGLNFLAVKGPELFSKWVGESEKAVRSLFAKARANAPSIVFFDEIDSLAVTRGKESDGVSVSDRVMSQLLVELDGLHQRVNVTVIAATNRPDKIDPALLRPGRFDRLLYVGPPNEVDREEIFRIHLRKIPCGSDVSLKELARLTDGCTGADISLICREAAVAAIEESLDASVITMEHLKMAIKQIQPSEVHSYQKLSTKFQRAVRCCDIKDEFNDMPCDSRSTQFSIWKFIKSYTL from the exons ATGAATGTGAAAAATTCTATGAATTGGAAAGTAGCAAGGCCTTCGATGATTATGCGGGAAACTACTTTGTGCTTGCAACAGTGTTTCCTTCTA GTTTTGAAGAATGGAGTACGCCTGTCTTCAAACCTTTATTATGCCATGGGGTGTCCTCCTTTGGGCACAAGTGTGTTTGTTCATCCAATACAGAAAAGTCTTGCAAATGGGAGCAATGAACAACATTCTACAGAAAATAATTGTCTGCCTATATATAATTGCAAGGAATTGTATCTTCAGTTGGTTCCTTCTAAGAATGGGCTGCCATTGAAATTTAATAACTTTCCCTCATCGGGCATGTCTAAGGTGAAATCCCATGTCCAATCTGAGAATGATATCATTGCATCTCCTGCAACGCCTTCGAATGGATCAAAGTTTTCTAATGCTATTGGGATGTCTTCTCCACTATTTGATGATTCAGCGTCTAGTGTGCCAAATCTGAATAGTCAATCGTTGAATTCATTTGATGTTAGCTTAGCATTACGGGATGAAAGTTCTAAAGAAATACTACTGACGGGTGCAAAACCATGGTTATATTCTCGCTCTTTACTTCTAGGGAATCTTGTCAATGTCCCAATGCTATCAGAGTTGTGCTTTTTCCAAGTGATAGGAGCTAAGAAGCAGCCAGTTACCAAATCTGATCATTGTCCATCAAATGGAAACAGTGATTTATATCCTGAGGATTCTGATATAGCAGAGAGTGTAAATCAGGCTTTCACTGTTAACGATGAAACAAAGGTGTTTTTATCTCTGCCATCAAATGCAGCATCCGAAGAGCCAATTCAAAGGGATATACCTTGTGTGAAACTAGAACACAAAGTTGCTAATGCTAGTTTACATGATAAAATCTCTAAATTGGGTGGTCTATCCAAAGAATATACACTTCTAAAAGATATAATTTCTTCATCTGTGAGCGATGCTTTATCAAG TTTTGGTTTAAGAACCACAAGAGGTGTCCTTCTTCATGGTCCACCTGGTACAGGAAAGACTTCCCTGGCTCAATTATGTGCTCATGATGTTGGGGTCAAATTTTTCCCAATAAATGGACCTGAGATTGTTACCCAATATTATGGGGAAAGTGAGCAACAATTGCATGAACTTTTTGATTCAGCCATTCAAGCTGCACCTGCCGTG GTATTCATTGATGAATTAGATGCAATTGCCCCTGCAAGGAAAGATGGAGGTGAAGAGCTATCTCAAAGATTGGTTGCAACTTTATTAAATCTGGTGGATGGAATTAGTAGAAGTGAAGGGTTACTTGTAATTGCTGCCACTAACCGGCCTGACCATATTGAGCCAGCTCTCAGACGACCGGGAAGATTTGacaaggaaattgaaattg GTGTGCCATCACCCAACCAACGTTCGGATATTTTGCTCACTCTTCTCAGTGAAATGGATCACTCTCTCGCGGAGTTGCAAATTGAAAACCTTGCCACCGTCACTCATGGTTTTGTGGGTGCTGATCTAGCTGCACTTTGCAATGAGGCAGCCTTGATTTGCCTACGGCGTTATGCTAATTTTAAGAAGACTTATGATTCTTGTTCTGATTATATAACAGAGCAACCTGCTCTGATGAATGGTGCAACAAACTCAATAGATCATTCAGGTGATGCAACTTCATCTGTTTCAGATATGTCAGTGGCCTCCAGTCGTGTATTACCTTCCTGCATGATTGGAATGACTTCTGAAGCTATGGAAATAATTCCTGATAGTGGCGAAGAAGAGCAGATTTTGAAAGTAAGCTTTGAAGATTTTCAGAAGGCTAGGATGAAAATAAGACCTAGTGCCATGAGAGAG GTAATCCTTGAGGTTCCAAAGGTTAATTGGGAAGATGTTGGTGGTCAAAAGGAGGTCAAAGCTCAATTGATGGAAGCGGTTGAATGGCCACAAAAACACCATGATGCATTCAATCGTATTGGGACTCGCCCTCCTACCGGTGTATTGATGTTTGGGCCTCCAGGTTGTAGTAAAACCCTCATGGCACGTGCAGTTGCTTCTGAAGCAGGGCTGAACTTTCTAGCAGTCAAGGGTCCTGAACTCTTCAGCAAATGGGTTGGTGAATCTGAGAAGGCTGTCAGATCATTATTTGCAAAAGCAAGGGCCAATGCCCCATCAATAGTATTTTTTGATGAAATAGATAGTCTTGCTGTAACTCGTGGGAAGGAAAGTGATGGTGTTTCAGTATCAGATAGGGTCATGAGTCAACTTCTTGTTGAGTTGGATG GTCTGCATCAAAGAGTTAATGTCACCGTCATAGCTGCTACAAATAGGCCAGACAAGATTGACCCTGCCCTTTTAAGGCCAG GACGCTTTGACCGTCTGCTATATGTTGGACCTCCAAATGAGGTGGACAGGGAAGAGATATTTCGCATACATCTGCGTAAAATCCCGTGTGGTTCTGATGTTAGCCTTAAAGAACTAGCTCGACTCACAGATGGTTGTACAGGGGCTGACATATCATTGATATGTCGGGAGGCAGCTGTTGCAGCAATTGAG GAGAGCCTTGATGCTTCAGTTATAACAATGGAGCATTTAAAGATGGCAATCAAACAGATCCAGCCATCAGAAGTTCACTCCTACCAAAAGCTGTCAACAAAATTTCAAAGAGCCGTCCGCTGCTGTGATATAAAGGATGAATTCAATGATATGCCGTGCGACAGTAGATCTACTCAGTTCAGCATTTG GAAGTTCATAAAATCTTACACATTGTAA
- the LOC114406604 gene encoding calmodulin-interacting protein 111 isoform X1 has translation MPSSSSNSKQKKKQSKVLQKHSSLSSNGTTSPSKTLQPSELTSFCEEASRKFSSLIAKSAFVAELTHVDDTVPVSNRIWLSAPSMLSLSFSPASTVSVSIPSSGEKSSQLHSFPLASLADECEKFYELESSKAFDDYAGNYFVLATVFPSSKVLKNGVRLSSNLYYAMGCPPLGTSVFVHPIQKSLANGSNEQHSTENNCLPIYNCKELYLQLVPSKNGLPLKFNNFPSSGMSKVKSHVQSENDIIASPATPSNGSKFSNAIGMSSPLFDDSASSVPNLNSQSLNSFDVSLALRDESSKEILLTGAKPWLYSRSLLLGNLVNVPMLSELCFFQVIGAKKQPVTKSDHCPSNGNSDLYPEDSDIAESVNQAFTVNDETKVFLSLPSNAASEEPIQRDIPCVKLEHKVANASLHDKISKLGGLSKEYTLLKDIISSSVSDALSSFGLRTTRGVLLHGPPGTGKTSLAQLCAHDVGVKFFPINGPEIVTQYYGESEQQLHELFDSAIQAAPAVVFIDELDAIAPARKDGGEELSQRLVATLLNLVDGISRSEGLLVIAATNRPDHIEPALRRPGRFDKEIEIGVPSPNQRSDILLTLLSEMDHSLAELQIENLATVTHGFVGADLAALCNEAALICLRRYANFKKTYDSCSDYITEQPALMNGATNSIDHSGDATSSVSDMSVASSRVLPSCMIGMTSEAMEIIPDSGEEEQILKVSFEDFQKARMKIRPSAMREVILEVPKVNWEDVGGQKEVKAQLMEAVEWPQKHHDAFNRIGTRPPTGVLMFGPPGCSKTLMARAVASEAGLNFLAVKGPELFSKWVGESEKAVRSLFAKARANAPSIVFFDEIDSLAVTRGKESDGVSVSDRVMSQLLVELDGLHQRVNVTVIAATNRPDKIDPALLRPGRFDRLLYVGPPNEVDREEIFRIHLRKIPCGSDVSLKELARLTDGCTGADISLICREAAVAAIEESLDASVITMEHLKMAIKQIQPSEVHSYQKLSTKFQRAVRCCDIKDEFNDMPCDSRSTQFSIWKFIKSYTL, from the exons ATGCCTTCTTCGAGTTCGAATTCAAAGCAGAAAAAGAAGCAATCCAAAGTTTTGCAGAAGCACTCATCATTGTCATCCAATGGCACTACCTCGCCTTCCAAAACGCTCCAACCTTCCGAACTCACCTCTTTCTGCGAAGAAGCTTCTCGAAAGTTCTCTTCTCTCATCGCTAAATCCGCCTTCGTCGCCGAACTCACCCACGTCGACGACACCGTCCCCGTTTCTAACAGAATCTGGCTCTCCGCACCTTCCATGCTCTCCCTCTCTTTCTCCCCCGCTTCCACTGTCTCG GTGTCTATTCCATCTTCCGGGGAGAAAAGTTCGCAATTGCATAGCTTTCCCCTTGCTTCGTTAGCTGATGAATGTGAAAAATTCTATGAATTGGAAAGTAGCAAGGCCTTCGATGATTATGCGGGAAACTACTTTGTGCTTGCAACAGTGTTTCCTTCTAGTAAG GTTTTGAAGAATGGAGTACGCCTGTCTTCAAACCTTTATTATGCCATGGGGTGTCCTCCTTTGGGCACAAGTGTGTTTGTTCATCCAATACAGAAAAGTCTTGCAAATGGGAGCAATGAACAACATTCTACAGAAAATAATTGTCTGCCTATATATAATTGCAAGGAATTGTATCTTCAGTTGGTTCCTTCTAAGAATGGGCTGCCATTGAAATTTAATAACTTTCCCTCATCGGGCATGTCTAAGGTGAAATCCCATGTCCAATCTGAGAATGATATCATTGCATCTCCTGCAACGCCTTCGAATGGATCAAAGTTTTCTAATGCTATTGGGATGTCTTCTCCACTATTTGATGATTCAGCGTCTAGTGTGCCAAATCTGAATAGTCAATCGTTGAATTCATTTGATGTTAGCTTAGCATTACGGGATGAAAGTTCTAAAGAAATACTACTGACGGGTGCAAAACCATGGTTATATTCTCGCTCTTTACTTCTAGGGAATCTTGTCAATGTCCCAATGCTATCAGAGTTGTGCTTTTTCCAAGTGATAGGAGCTAAGAAGCAGCCAGTTACCAAATCTGATCATTGTCCATCAAATGGAAACAGTGATTTATATCCTGAGGATTCTGATATAGCAGAGAGTGTAAATCAGGCTTTCACTGTTAACGATGAAACAAAGGTGTTTTTATCTCTGCCATCAAATGCAGCATCCGAAGAGCCAATTCAAAGGGATATACCTTGTGTGAAACTAGAACACAAAGTTGCTAATGCTAGTTTACATGATAAAATCTCTAAATTGGGTGGTCTATCCAAAGAATATACACTTCTAAAAGATATAATTTCTTCATCTGTGAGCGATGCTTTATCAAG TTTTGGTTTAAGAACCACAAGAGGTGTCCTTCTTCATGGTCCACCTGGTACAGGAAAGACTTCCCTGGCTCAATTATGTGCTCATGATGTTGGGGTCAAATTTTTCCCAATAAATGGACCTGAGATTGTTACCCAATATTATGGGGAAAGTGAGCAACAATTGCATGAACTTTTTGATTCAGCCATTCAAGCTGCACCTGCCGTG GTATTCATTGATGAATTAGATGCAATTGCCCCTGCAAGGAAAGATGGAGGTGAAGAGCTATCTCAAAGATTGGTTGCAACTTTATTAAATCTGGTGGATGGAATTAGTAGAAGTGAAGGGTTACTTGTAATTGCTGCCACTAACCGGCCTGACCATATTGAGCCAGCTCTCAGACGACCGGGAAGATTTGacaaggaaattgaaattg GTGTGCCATCACCCAACCAACGTTCGGATATTTTGCTCACTCTTCTCAGTGAAATGGATCACTCTCTCGCGGAGTTGCAAATTGAAAACCTTGCCACCGTCACTCATGGTTTTGTGGGTGCTGATCTAGCTGCACTTTGCAATGAGGCAGCCTTGATTTGCCTACGGCGTTATGCTAATTTTAAGAAGACTTATGATTCTTGTTCTGATTATATAACAGAGCAACCTGCTCTGATGAATGGTGCAACAAACTCAATAGATCATTCAGGTGATGCAACTTCATCTGTTTCAGATATGTCAGTGGCCTCCAGTCGTGTATTACCTTCCTGCATGATTGGAATGACTTCTGAAGCTATGGAAATAATTCCTGATAGTGGCGAAGAAGAGCAGATTTTGAAAGTAAGCTTTGAAGATTTTCAGAAGGCTAGGATGAAAATAAGACCTAGTGCCATGAGAGAG GTAATCCTTGAGGTTCCAAAGGTTAATTGGGAAGATGTTGGTGGTCAAAAGGAGGTCAAAGCTCAATTGATGGAAGCGGTTGAATGGCCACAAAAACACCATGATGCATTCAATCGTATTGGGACTCGCCCTCCTACCGGTGTATTGATGTTTGGGCCTCCAGGTTGTAGTAAAACCCTCATGGCACGTGCAGTTGCTTCTGAAGCAGGGCTGAACTTTCTAGCAGTCAAGGGTCCTGAACTCTTCAGCAAATGGGTTGGTGAATCTGAGAAGGCTGTCAGATCATTATTTGCAAAAGCAAGGGCCAATGCCCCATCAATAGTATTTTTTGATGAAATAGATAGTCTTGCTGTAACTCGTGGGAAGGAAAGTGATGGTGTTTCAGTATCAGATAGGGTCATGAGTCAACTTCTTGTTGAGTTGGATG GTCTGCATCAAAGAGTTAATGTCACCGTCATAGCTGCTACAAATAGGCCAGACAAGATTGACCCTGCCCTTTTAAGGCCAG GACGCTTTGACCGTCTGCTATATGTTGGACCTCCAAATGAGGTGGACAGGGAAGAGATATTTCGCATACATCTGCGTAAAATCCCGTGTGGTTCTGATGTTAGCCTTAAAGAACTAGCTCGACTCACAGATGGTTGTACAGGGGCTGACATATCATTGATATGTCGGGAGGCAGCTGTTGCAGCAATTGAG GAGAGCCTTGATGCTTCAGTTATAACAATGGAGCATTTAAAGATGGCAATCAAACAGATCCAGCCATCAGAAGTTCACTCCTACCAAAAGCTGTCAACAAAATTTCAAAGAGCCGTCCGCTGCTGTGATATAAAGGATGAATTCAATGATATGCCGTGCGACAGTAGATCTACTCAGTTCAGCATTTG GAAGTTCATAAAATCTTACACATTGTAA